The Kribbella sp. NBC_00662 nucleotide sequence GCCACGCCGGGGCACACGATCCTGCTGTTCGGGATCATCCTGCTGGTGCACGCGTTGCTGAACTCGTTCGGCGTGAAGCTGGTCGCGAGACTCAACGACATCAGCGTCTGGTGGCACATCGTCGGCGTGCTGTTCATCGTCGGTGCGCTGGTGTTCGTGCCGGACAAGCACCAGTCGGCATCGTTCGTGTTCGGTCACTTCGTGAACAACACCGGTTGGGGTTCGACGTTCTACGTCGCACTGCTCGGGCTGCTGCTGGCGCAGTACACCTTCACCGGGTACGACGCTTCGGCGCACATGACCGAGGAGACGCATGACGCGGCGCGCTCCGGTCCGCGGGGAATCGTGATGTCGATCCTGGTGTCGTTGGCAGCTGGATGGGTGCTGCTGATCGGCCTGACGTTCGCGATCCAGAGCTACGACGGCGCGCTGGACAGCTCCACCGGCGTGCCGCCCGCGCAGATCTTCATCGACGCCGTCGGGGTGGTGACCGGGAAGATCCTGTTGCTGGTCGTGATCGGGGCGCAGCTGTTCTGCGGGATGTCGTCGGTGACGGCGAACTCGCGGATGATCTACGCGTTCTCCCGGGACGGCGCGCTGCCGGGCTCGAAGTTCTGGCACAAGATCAACCACCGCACCCGGACACCGACCAACGCGATCTGGCTGGCCGCGGCCGGTGCCTTCGTCCTCGGCCTGCCGTACCTGTGGAACGCGACGGCGTACGCCGCGGTCACGTCGATCGCGGTCATCGGCCTCTACATCGCCTACGTCCTGCCGACCCTGCTCAGACTCCTGCAGGGTGACCGCTTCCAGCCCGGCCCGTGGAACCTGGGTCGCTGGAGTCGCCCGATCGGCATCATCGCGATCGTCTGGGTAGCGTTCATCACGATCCTGTTCATGCTGCCGCAGGTCAGCCCGGTCACCGGCAGCACCTTCAACTACACCCCGGTCGCCGTCCTGGTCGTGCTCGGTTTCGCGGCGGCGTACTGGTTCCTGTCCGCCCGCCACTGGTTCACCGGTCCCAAGGTCCAGGGCAGCGAGGCCGAACTGGCCGCCATCGAACGCGACCTCGAGTCGATCTGATCCAACTCTCAACCGCCTGCCGTGCAAGAGATCGGCAGGCGGTTGAAGTTTGTCTACAACCGCGCAGACCATCCGGTGCCGGGGCACGATCGTGCCGTCGCGACTGCTCGGATCTGGGCAAGAGTCGGTGACAGGATGGTGACCATCAAATTTCCTCATGTGACACTTGCCGTGTCGAACGGTCGTTTCCTGTGATAATCAGCGAAGGTAATCCTTCGGGGAGCTGAATGACTGACGACGAGCTGGTCGGACGTGCCGGACTGGTCGAGCGAGCTACCAAGCAGCTCGAGACCAGCGGCAGCGTGCTGCTGTACGGCCCGACCGGTATCGGCAAATCGGCCCTCGGCCGGGCCCTGGTCGCGGATCGCGGCCGGAAGGGCTGCCGGATCCTCAGCGCGGCGCCGTCCAACTCCGAGGCCGGCCTGCCGTACGTCACGCTCCTGGATCTGCTCTCGAACCAGCTCGAGTTCGCCTGGGGCGTGCTGCCGGACCACCTCCGCCAGCCGCTCGAGGTCGCGCTGCTGAAGGCGAGCGCCCCGGACACGGTGCGGGACGAGCTCGCCGTACGCCTCGCCGTACTGCATGTGCTTCGTCGCCTGGCCGCGACCGGGCCGGTGCTCCTGGTCGTCGACGACATCCAGTGGGTGGATCCGTCGAGCCTGGAAGTACTGACGTTCTGCGCGCGCCGCCTGTCCGAGGGCGTGCATCTGCTCGCGACCGAGCAGGTGGCCGACGGCGATCTGCCGATGATGGTCGACGCGTGCCCGGAGCCCGTGCTGCAGCTCGAGGTCCCGCCGTTGACCGAGCCGGATGTCCTCGCCCTGCTCCGCCAGCGCCTGTCGAACCCGCTCCCGGTCCGCACCGCCCGCCGCATCTTCACCGCGAGCGCCGGCAACCCGTTCATGGCCCTCGAGCTCGGTCGCGCCGTACTGCGGCACCCGAAGAGCGTCTCGCCCAACGACCCGCTCCCGGTGTCGAGCCGGCTCAAGACCCTGCTCGGCGACCGCCTCTCCACGCTCGAGCCGGCCGCGCACGAGCTGCTCCTGCACGCCGCGTCGTCGCCGCGCCCGACCACGACCCAGCTCGCCCGGTCCCTCGACCGCCCGATCGAGGCCGACCTGGCCGAGGCCGAGTCCCTCGGCCTGATCGACATCACCGCCGAGCGCCTCCGCTTCACCCACCCGTTGCTCCGCGAGTTCGTGTACGCCGAGGCGACGTCCGCCGCTCGTCGGCAGGCCCACGCCCAGCTCGCCGCCGTCGTCGACGAACCGGTCGAGAACGCCACCCACCGCGCCCTGGCCACCCAGGAGGCTGACCCGGAGCTGGCCGCCGCGATCGAAGAGGCAGCCACGGTCGCCGCCGGCCGTGGCGCGCCGGGTGCCGCCGCAACCCTGTGGCGGCTGAGCGCGGAGCGTACGCCGATCACGCGGCCGGACGACCGCGCCCGCCGACTGACCCGGGCTTCCGACGACGCCGCGGCTGCCGGTCATCTGGCGGAGTCGGCCGACATGGCGCAGTTCGCCGTACAGGCCGCGACGAAGCCGGAGACCAAGGTGCCTGCGCTGCTGCTGTGTGCGGATGCGGTCTGGCCGGAGCGCGACCGCCGGGTCGAGCTGCTCGCGGAGGCGTTCGCCGCGGCACAGGGCGACAAGCGGCTCGAGGCGCGGGTGCGGATCGAGCGCAGCCACAGCCACTACTTCGATCGCAGCCTGGACGACGCGCAGGAGGATGCCCGCGTCGCCGAGGCGCTGGCACGCGAGGCGGGCGACACCGAGGCGGTCGTCGACGCGCTGAGCGCCGCGAGCTCGGTGCTGATGGCGCGTGACGCCGAGGAGTCCGCCGACGCCGTGCTCGAGCAGGCAGCCGAGCTAGCGAAGGGACTGCCGCTCACCAAGACCGTGGTGAACGCGCGGCAGATGGCCGCGATGCGGGAGCTGTTCCGCGGGCGGACGGACGAGGCGATCGCCCGGATCACGGCGTTGGTCGACGACGTCCGCGACCATGGCGCGATGCGCTGGCTCGCGTCGGCGCTGATCTCGGCGACCGCGATCTACGAGCGCAGCGGGCGTGGCGCCGACGCGCTGGCCGCCGGCCACGAGTGCTACCAGCTGATGCAGGACATCGGTGACGAGGCCGAGGTCGGCATGGTCATCGCCAGCCGGGCCGAGTGGGTCGGCGGTTCGGCGGCCATGGGCCGGCAGCTCGCCGAGGCCGCGCTGGAAGGCGTCCGCCTGGTCGGGAACGACGAATGGACCGGCCCGGCGCTCGCGAGCATCGGGCTGATGGCCGTGCTGACCGGCGACCCGCAGCGGGCGGTCGAGTCGTTCGACGCGATCGCGGAGTCGGGCGAGGCCGCGATGCCGTACGACCCGGCCGTGATCCCGTGGCACGCGGACTACGCCGAGGCGCTGGTCGCGGCCGGCCGGCTGGACGACGCGGCCGCGCTGATCGCCGAGATCCGGACCCGCGCCGAGAACCTGGACCGCGAAGTGATCATGATCGGCCTGGCCCGCTCCGAGGCGCTGCTGATCGCCAAGCAGGGCGACCCGGCCGCGGCCCTCGACCTGCTCGAGAAGACGATCAGCACGGCGGGGGACCGGGTCTACCCGCTCGACCTGGCCCGCTGCGAGCTCACCCGCGGCCGCGTCGCGCGGCAGGCCCGTCGCCGCTCGGTCGCGCGGACCGCGTTCCTGGACGCCATCGAGCAGTTCGAGGCGTACGGCGCTCCCGCCTGGCGCGAGGTGGCCGAGACCGAGCTCGCGCGCCTCGACGTACCGAGCCGGAGCAGGCAGCCGTCGGAGCTGACCGACAACGAGCAGCAGATCGTCTCGATGGTCCGCGACGGCTCCACCAACCGCGAGATCGCCGCGGCGCTGTACCTGTCGGTGAAGGCGGTCGAGTCGCAGCTGACCCGCCTGTACCGGCGCTTCGGCGTCGCCAACCGGACCCAGCTGCTCAGGATGGTGGACCGGCCTGGTCACAATGGCTAGGTGAAGCTCGAACGGAAACACGCCCTCGTCCTGCTCGCCATCGCGGCCTGGAACGTCATCACCTACCTGCGGTTCATCAAGGCGCTGATGGACACCGAGGGCCGCCCGACCGGGTACTACGTGGCCCACACGATCCTGGTGATCGTGAACCTGCTGATCGCAGCCCTGCTCGGCACCTGGGGTGTGCGCGCGTACAAGGCGGCTAAGGCTTCACAAAGCTCGCCGGTGTGACACCGAGCAGTTTCCGGAAGTGCCGGTTCAGGTGTGACTGGTCGTAGAACCCGGCCAGCGTCGCCACCTCGGCAGCCGGGTGCCCGTCGAGCAGGTACCGCCGGGCCAGATCGACCCGCCGACCGGTCAGATACCGGTGCGGCGGCATCCCGTACTCCCGGCTGAACGCCCGCACCAGATGCGCCGGATGAGCGTGCACCACCTTCGCCGCATCCTCCAGCGTGAGCCCGTTCGTGACGTTGGCGTCGAGGAGCTCACGGAGTTCCACAGCTACGCCGGTGTCGCGCCGGTCCGGTGGGTCGACCACCTGGCGGCGGAGATGTTGACCAAGGCGCTCCTCGATCAGCGTCAGGCGGCTCTGGGCCTCCAGATCCTCCTGCCCGTTCTTCAGGACGCCGTGCAACTGATGGATCCGGTGCCTGAGCAGAGGATCGACGTACTCCGGTTGGTCGACCGCCGCACCGATCAACCCGTCGCCCAGCCGATCGGGCGCCAGATACAGCACTCGCTTCCGGAAGCCCTGCGGCAGGACCGACCGCCCGTCATGCGGCACGTGCGGTGGTAGCAGTGAGACCTGTGCCTGGGCGAGGCCGTGCTCGCGGTGATCCAGGTCGTACCGGACCGCGCCCTCGTCGACGATCAGTACCGTCCACGCATCGTGCGTGTGCGTCGGATACGCATGCGACGGGAAATGGGCGTGCAGCACCTCGACGACCCCGGGCAGCCCGGGCCGCCACGCCCGGACCACGGCGCCGCTGCTCATAGTCAGAACATACGCTTCTGGGCGTGAAGGTATACGTGAGCGCGGACATGGAAGGCATCACCGGACTGGTCGATGCGGAGGACGTCCAGCCGCCCGGCCGGGACTACGAGCGCAGCCGGGTGATGATGACCGAGGACGTGAATGCCGCCATCCGCGGTGCGTACGCCGCCGGTGCGACGACCGTCCTGGTCAACGACGCCCACGGCCCGATGCGGAACCTGCTCCCCGACCTGCTCGACCCGCGCGCCCGCCTGATCAAGGGCCGTCCGAAGCCGATGGGCATGATCGAGGGCCTGTCTCCGGAGTACGACGCGGTGCTCTGCATCGGCTTCCACTCGCGCGCCGGTGTCCTCGGCGTACTGAGCCACAGCTTCATGGGGCACGAGATCGAGGACATCTGGCTCGACGACCGCCCGACCGGCGAGATCGGGCTGCTCCACGCGGCGGCTGCGGCGTACGGCGTACCCGTCGCCCTCCTGACCGGTGACGACACCGCCTGCGACGAGACGAAGGCGTGGGATCCCACGGTCGCCACTGTCCCGGTCAAGTTCGCGAAGGACCGCTTCGCCGCTCAGTTGGTCCCGGTCGCCGAGGCCCGCGAGGCCATCGAGACCGCCGCGACCCGAGCCCTCGCCAACCTGACGCCGCCGGCTGCTGACCCCGGCCCCCACCGCCTGACCGTCCGCTGGCAGTCGGCCTCCGTTACCCTGCACCTCGCCGCGATCCCAGGCGTCGAGCGCGTCGATGACCGCACGGTGACGGTCGAGGGCGACATGCTCCAGCTCTACCGCCTCTTCAACCTGTTCCTGCGCGTCTGCACAGCCGTCACCTCGAACCAGCCGTACTGCTGAGAACCTTCAGCAGGAGATCCGGGCTCTCCAGTTGGGGGAGGTGGCCGGTGTTCTCGAGGAGTTCGAAGGCCGCGCCGGGGATGGCATCGGCGTACGCGCGGCCGTAGGTGGGGTCGCCGATGCGGTCGCTGTCGCCCCAGATGACCGTGGTGGGGATGGTGATCCCGGCGAGGCGCGCCTGGAGGGTGGGGTCTTCCATGGTGGCGGCGTAGACGGCCAGGGCGGCGCGGTTGCCGGCCAGTTGAGCTTGGGCGGCCGGTGGGAGCTGGGTCGGGTCGATGCGGAAGGCGTCGGGGTTGTAGTAGCTGAGCTCGGCCAGCTCGGGGAAGGTCAGCGAGAAGAAGTCGGCGACCGGGTGGCCGGGGATCTGCAGGCCGACGCCGTCGACGATCACCAGCTCGGTGACTCTCGGCGAGCCCAGGAGGGCCAGTTCGGTGGCGATCCAGCCGCCGATCGAGTTGCCGATCACCAGGACGTCGTCGAGGTCGAGCTGGTCGAGCAGGTCGGCGTACAGCTCGGCGAGGCCGCCGACGGTGGTGAGGTCGTCGGGTCTCGGGGTTCCGGCGAAGCCGGGGTGAGTGGGGACGATGACCCGGGCGGGCAGCTCGGCGGCCAGCCGTACGCCGAACGGCGCGACGGTCTGCGGACCGCCGCCGCCGTGAAGCAGGAGGACGGGTCGGCCGGTGCCGTGCTCTTCGAAGGTCTGCATATAAGGAACCTTAGATCAGCTTCCTTATATAAACAACCTGCTATTGTGCTCGCCGTGGAGCCTTCCGTGCAGGACATCGGGATCGCGGTCAAGCGGCTGCAGTGGCGTCATCACACCGAGGCGAGCAAACGACTGGCCGAGCTCGGTGTCTCGCTGCCGCAGTGGGACGTGCTCCGCCGGTTGCACGAGGCACCGGATGCCTCGCTGCACGAGCTCGCCCAGCGCACGTTCCAGACCGATCAGTCGATGGGCTCGCTGGCCTCCCGGATGATCGCCCGCGGGCTGATCGAGCGCGTCGAGGGCCGAGGCCGCGCCGTACGACATGCCCTCACCCCGGAGGGCGAGCGGATCCGCAAGGCCGGCGCCAAGATCCTCGAATCCGTCCTCACCGAGTCGCTCAGCCCGTTGACCGCGGCGGAGCGGTCGACGTTGCACCGACTGCTGACCAAGGTCGGAGAGGCTTAAAACGTACAAGACCGCCGCCGGGGCCGAGCGCGACGATCGACGGTGTGGATGAGCCGATCAGATTCGATACGAAGATCGCCGTACTGCTGCGCGACGATCTGGCCGTGTGGCAGCGCTTGAACGTGACCGCGTTCCTGGTCAGCGGGATCGCCGCGACCCACCCGGAGGTGGTGGGCGAGCCGTACGAGGATGCCGACGGGACCGGCTACCTGCCGATGTTCCGGCAGCCGGTGCTGGTGTTCGAG carries:
- a CDS encoding amino acid permease gives rise to the protein MTDDEDRLHQLGYAQELNRTMSGFSNFAVSFTIISILSGCLTLYGFGMNTGGPVMIVWGWPIVGLMTLFVGLAMAEVCSSYPTAGGLYYWAAKLAPSNGAAWSWFTGWFNFLGQVAVTAGIDFGAAFFLNAFLDLQFGFSATPGHTILLFGIILLVHALLNSFGVKLVARLNDISVWWHIVGVLFIVGALVFVPDKHQSASFVFGHFVNNTGWGSTFYVALLGLLLAQYTFTGYDASAHMTEETHDAARSGPRGIVMSILVSLAAGWVLLIGLTFAIQSYDGALDSSTGVPPAQIFIDAVGVVTGKILLLVVIGAQLFCGMSSVTANSRMIYAFSRDGALPGSKFWHKINHRTRTPTNAIWLAAAGAFVLGLPYLWNATAYAAVTSIAVIGLYIAYVLPTLLRLLQGDRFQPGPWNLGRWSRPIGIIAIVWVAFITILFMLPQVSPVTGSTFNYTPVAVLVVLGFAAAYWFLSARHWFTGPKVQGSEAELAAIERDLESI
- a CDS encoding AAA family ATPase, whose amino-acid sequence is MTDDELVGRAGLVERATKQLETSGSVLLYGPTGIGKSALGRALVADRGRKGCRILSAAPSNSEAGLPYVTLLDLLSNQLEFAWGVLPDHLRQPLEVALLKASAPDTVRDELAVRLAVLHVLRRLAATGPVLLVVDDIQWVDPSSLEVLTFCARRLSEGVHLLATEQVADGDLPMMVDACPEPVLQLEVPPLTEPDVLALLRQRLSNPLPVRTARRIFTASAGNPFMALELGRAVLRHPKSVSPNDPLPVSSRLKTLLGDRLSTLEPAAHELLLHAASSPRPTTTQLARSLDRPIEADLAEAESLGLIDITAERLRFTHPLLREFVYAEATSAARRQAHAQLAAVVDEPVENATHRALATQEADPELAAAIEEAATVAAGRGAPGAAATLWRLSAERTPITRPDDRARRLTRASDDAAAAGHLAESADMAQFAVQAATKPETKVPALLLCADAVWPERDRRVELLAEAFAAAQGDKRLEARVRIERSHSHYFDRSLDDAQEDARVAEALAREAGDTEAVVDALSAASSVLMARDAEESADAVLEQAAELAKGLPLTKTVVNARQMAAMRELFRGRTDEAIARITALVDDVRDHGAMRWLASALISATAIYERSGRGADALAAGHECYQLMQDIGDEAEVGMVIASRAEWVGGSAAMGRQLAEAALEGVRLVGNDEWTGPALASIGLMAVLTGDPQRAVESFDAIAESGEAAMPYDPAVIPWHADYAEALVAAGRLDDAAALIAEIRTRAENLDREVIMIGLARSEALLIAKQGDPAAALDLLEKTISTAGDRVYPLDLARCELTRGRVARQARRRSVARTAFLDAIEQFEAYGAPAWREVAETELARLDVPSRSRQPSELTDNEQQIVSMVRDGSTNREIAAALYLSVKAVESQLTRLYRRFGVANRTQLLRMVDRPGHNG
- a CDS encoding SCO4848 family membrane protein, translated to MKLERKHALVLLAIAAWNVITYLRFIKALMDTEGRPTGYYVAHTILVIVNLLIAALLGTWGVRAYKAAKASQSSPV
- a CDS encoding AraC family transcriptional regulator — protein: MSSGAVVRAWRPGLPGVVEVLHAHFPSHAYPTHTHDAWTVLIVDEGAVRYDLDHREHGLAQAQVSLLPPHVPHDGRSVLPQGFRKRVLYLAPDRLGDGLIGAAVDQPEYVDPLLRHRIHQLHGVLKNGQEDLEAQSRLTLIEERLGQHLRRQVVDPPDRRDTGVAVELRELLDANVTNGLTLEDAAKVVHAHPAHLVRAFSREYGMPPHRYLTGRRVDLARRYLLDGHPAAEVATLAGFYDQSHLNRHFRKLLGVTPASFVKP
- a CDS encoding M55 family metallopeptidase — protein: MKVYVSADMEGITGLVDAEDVQPPGRDYERSRVMMTEDVNAAIRGAYAAGATTVLVNDAHGPMRNLLPDLLDPRARLIKGRPKPMGMIEGLSPEYDAVLCIGFHSRAGVLGVLSHSFMGHEIEDIWLDDRPTGEIGLLHAAAAAYGVPVALLTGDDTACDETKAWDPTVATVPVKFAKDRFAAQLVPVAEAREAIETAATRALANLTPPAADPGPHRLTVRWQSASVTLHLAAIPGVERVDDRTVTVEGDMLQLYRLFNLFLRVCTAVTSNQPYC
- a CDS encoding alpha/beta fold hydrolase; protein product: MQTFEEHGTGRPVLLLHGGGGPQTVAPFGVRLAAELPARVIVPTHPGFAGTPRPDDLTTVGGLAELYADLLDQLDLDDVLVIGNSIGGWIATELALLGSPRVTELVIVDGVGLQIPGHPVADFFSLTFPELAELSYYNPDAFRIDPTQLPPAAQAQLAGNRAALAVYAATMEDPTLQARLAGITIPTTVIWGDSDRIGDPTYGRAYADAIPGAAFELLENTGHLPQLESPDLLLKVLSSTAGSR
- a CDS encoding MarR family winged helix-turn-helix transcriptional regulator, which codes for MEPSVQDIGIAVKRLQWRHHTEASKRLAELGVSLPQWDVLRRLHEAPDASLHELAQRTFQTDQSMGSLASRMIARGLIERVEGRGRAVRHALTPEGERIRKAGAKILESVLTESLSPLTAAERSTLHRLLTKVGEA